A genome region from Nocardiopsis exhalans includes the following:
- a CDS encoding cyclase family protein: MPKLVDVSHQITDGMTTCPGLPEPVIEESTTVAGGVPGHGNSSGRVTMVGATGTYVEMPAHRYRDGADPADLDLERVADLPGVVVTATGDRQIGPEAFAGVDLRGRAVLVRTGWDRHWRTEAYGQFDHPHITETAAKALVEAGATLVGIDSVSVDDTSPAAEGARPAQAALLAAGIPIVTHLCLLDQLPADGFSFYAVPAKVRGLAAFPVRAFALTD; the protein is encoded by the coding sequence ATGCCGAAACTGGTCGATGTCAGCCACCAGATCACCGACGGGATGACCACCTGTCCGGGCCTGCCCGAACCGGTGATCGAGGAGAGCACCACCGTCGCAGGAGGTGTACCCGGACACGGGAACAGCAGCGGCCGGGTCACGATGGTCGGGGCGACCGGAACCTACGTCGAGATGCCCGCCCACCGCTACCGGGACGGGGCCGACCCGGCCGACCTGGACCTGGAACGTGTGGCCGACCTGCCAGGCGTGGTGGTGACCGCCACCGGCGACCGCCAGATCGGCCCCGAGGCCTTCGCCGGGGTCGACCTGCGCGGCCGCGCCGTCCTGGTGCGCACCGGCTGGGACCGCCACTGGCGCACCGAGGCCTACGGGCAGTTCGACCACCCCCACATCACCGAGACCGCCGCCAAGGCCCTCGTCGAGGCCGGGGCCACCCTGGTCGGTATCGACTCGGTCAGCGTCGACGACACCTCACCCGCCGCGGAGGGCGCTCGCCCCGCCCAGGCCGCCCTGCTCGCCGCGGGTATCCCGATCGTCACGCACCTGTGCCTGCTCGACCAACTCCCCGCGGACGGCTTCTCCTTCTACGCGGTCCCGGCCAAGGTCCGCGGCCTGGCGGCCTTCCCCGTGCGGGCCTTCGCCCTCACCGACTGA